The nucleotide sequence GGAGTGAGTTCGATCTTTTGAATGGGAACGGTTACGCTCATAGAAGTGCTCCGTTAATTCCTGGGCTGTTTCTTTAATTTTGACACGCTGATGCCGATCGTAAAATAAGGACTAAAGTCCTTACTACAAACTATAGTTGTCCTGCTACTAAATTTATTAACTGTTCAACTCTTTTTTCTAACTCAGTTTTATAAGCCAATTCATCAATCCAATGTTGAGGAATAGATTTATACCCAAACTTTGCTCCTAATATCGCACCTGCTACTGCCGCATTAGTATCGGCATCTCCACCTTCATGGATAATTTTCAATATTCCATCTTCAAAAGATGACAGGTGTTGCAGCGCCCAAAATCCCGCACTCATAGTTTTGAGAGTATATCCCATTCCCTTTGGTTCTGCTAGTTGCAGTGCTTCTATAGAAGCATTTTGCGATCGCGCAAAATACTCTGCTATATCCGGATGATATTCTGTTACTTCTGTTGCAATTTCGGCAATTAAATTTTCTATATTATTCACTCCTTGCAATAACTTGCTAATTGCTAAAGAAACTGCTATACAACTAGCGACACAACGAGGATCGTAGTGAGTGATTTGACAAACTTTGGTAGCGTTTGATTTGATTTTTTCAGGGAAATGATACTCCCAAATACCTAAAATAGATGTTCGCATGACGCCGCCATTTGCAGCGGCTTCTCGATCTGAATCTTCCCAATATTTCTTAGCCGCTACGTAGTAGTTACTTTCAAAATCTGGTTGAAAAAAGTTAACCTTAGATAATTGAGCAGAAAAGAGTACATTGTAAGTTAAAGAACCGATGCCTGGATTAGCAGCAGATGCCCATTGATAAAATCTGATGCCAATATCGCACAAATCTATTTGTTGTTTTTCTAGCAAGCTATCGAGGATGCAAAGCATCATATCGGTGTCATCAGTCCAATCACCGCAAACCCAGGCTGAACGATAGCGATCGCGCACGATTTCACTATACTTTTTTAATCCATTTGGGTAATATTCCAAAACTTGCGATTTTGATAATCCTTCTGCACCTAAACCTAAAGCATCGCCAACCGCTTGCCCGAAAATGACTCCGCGAATTTTATCGGCCAAAATGCTGTCCATAGTTTAGTTTTAATTAGAAAAAAATTTTCATTATTCTAAATATCCCTGCTTTTGGCCGAAATTTCGCAGGCGTGGCAGACATTCTCGCCGATAAAAATTCGCTAAGGTAGACAGGGGTACGCTGAATTCTTGCGCGATCGCTTTCCAAGGCGTTTCGGGTGGTAAGCGTCGTATGATTAAGACCTGACAAGTCATACTAGGGTAGCCTTGGATGTGAATTCGAGCTAAATCGCCTTCTGGATCTGCGTTGACCCACTCGAAAGTTTCTGCCAAAATAGGCGGTATTTCGGGATAAGCTGGTAAATTATCAATTAAATCGATCGAATCTCGTGTAGTTTGTGGGTGAGTAAGAACAGTCCTGTCTTGTTCCTCTTGTTGGTTTTGTCGGTAATCTTGCAATCGCCATCTCAGGTAACGATCGAGCCAGGTAATTACACTACCTTGAGCGGGATTATACTTTTCAACATTGCGAAAGAAATAGAGCCAAGTTTGTTGCAGCATATCCTGATAGTAGGGCGTGTTTTTTTGCCAAAATCTGCCCGATTTCATGACTATTCGGACTATTTCATTTAGTTTTTGCTGCCGTTGCCAACTCCTTGGCGGATAAGAACAAGCTTCACTAACAAGCTGTTGGAGGTGTTGGTGCAGATGATAGCTGTCAAACA is from Leptolyngbyaceae cyanobacterium and encodes:
- a CDS encoding ADP-ribosylglycohydrolase family protein, whose protein sequence is MDSILADKIRGVIFGQAVGDALGLGAEGLSKSQVLEYYPNGLKKYSEIVRDRYRSAWVCGDWTDDTDMMLCILDSLLEKQQIDLCDIGIRFYQWASAANPGIGSLTYNVLFSAQLSKVNFFQPDFESNYYVAAKKYWEDSDREAAANGGVMRTSILGIWEYHFPEKIKSNATKVCQITHYDPRCVASCIAVSLAISKLLQGVNNIENLIAEIATEVTEYHPDIAEYFARSQNASIEALQLAEPKGMGYTLKTMSAGFWALQHLSSFEDGILKIIHEGGDADTNAAVAGAILGAKFGYKSIPQHWIDELAYKTELEKRVEQLINLVAGQL
- a CDS encoding sigma-70 family RNA polymerase sigma factor — protein: MFNQTTNNYLCNPTHPVSQNQVMNLRSSKSLFDSYHLHQHLQQLVSEACSYPPRSWQRQQKLNEIVRIVMKSGRFWQKNTPYYQDMLQQTWLYFFRNVEKYNPAQGSVITWLDRYLRWRLQDYRQNQQEEQDRTVLTHPQTTRDSIDLIDNLPAYPEIPPILAETFEWVNADPEGDLARIHIQGYPSMTCQVLIIRRLPPETPWKAIAQEFSVPLSTLANFYRRECLPRLRNFGQKQGYLE